A single window of Paenibacillus sp. FSL H8-0537 DNA harbors:
- a CDS encoding NifU family protein yields the protein MSEQAQSTMYDEVLDVLDKLRPFLQRDGGDVELVDVEGGIIKLRLMGACGSCPSSTITLKAGIERALLEEVEGVVEVVQVF from the coding sequence ATGAGTGAACAAGCACAAAGCACAATGTACGATGAAGTATTGGACGTACTGGATAAATTGCGTCCGTTCCTGCAGCGCGACGGAGGAGACGTCGAGCTCGTAGACGTTGAGGGCGGTATCATTAAGCTTCGCCTGATGGGAGCATGCGGCAGCTGCCCGAGCTCCACAATCACGCTTAAAGCTGGTATTGAGCGCGCACTGCTTGAAGAGGTTGAAGGCGTAGTCGAAGTCGTTCAAGTATTCTAA
- a CDS encoding YuzB family protein: protein MFKTMIEYCTSNAHHGTVDIMQKFEQEDLYEITEYGCLGNCGECYLKPFALVEGEIVAADTIDELYGKIHEAIIRQETDRDALDKLLDDL, encoded by the coding sequence ATGTTTAAGACAATGATTGAATATTGTACAAGCAATGCCCACCATGGAACCGTGGACATTATGCAGAAATTCGAGCAAGAGGATCTCTACGAAATTACAGAATATGGCTGTCTAGGCAACTGCGGCGAATGCTACTTAAAGCCGTTTGCCCTCGTCGAGGGGGAAATTGTCGCCGCCGATACCATTGATGAATTATATGGCAAAATTCATGAAGCTATTATTCGCCAAGAGACCGATCGTGACGCGCTTGACAAGCTGCTGGACGATCTTTAA
- a CDS encoding FAD-dependent oxidoreductase encodes MRKLVILGGGYGGLAIVEELIEKHIPLDVSIVLIDRMPFQGLKTEYYALAAGTVSDLELRVKFPTDSRVSTVYGEVDNLDLDNKLVYLEQQDPISYDWLVIGLGCTDKYHGIEGAEAFSTSIQTFSAARKTYQQLNDVKPYGQVSIVGGGLSGVEVAAELRESRPDLNIRIIDRGAGVMSAFPGKLQLFVAEWFKGHQVEMLGNVSLCKLEQGVLHDHNSSKSLLSDVTVWTAGIQPVPIVQRLDLPKDNQGRLIIDEHHQLPSHSGVFIVGDCASLPFSPSGQAAGAQGKQIAEVMQAIWHDKTPRLGKIKLKGVLGSLGKKSGFGIMGGTPLMGRVPRLVKSGILWRSKRHFG; translated from the coding sequence ATGAGAAAATTAGTAATTTTAGGTGGCGGCTATGGCGGCCTGGCGATTGTTGAAGAACTGATTGAGAAGCATATTCCACTTGATGTATCCATCGTTCTAATTGACCGCATGCCGTTCCAAGGCCTGAAGACAGAATATTATGCTCTCGCTGCCGGAACCGTGTCCGATCTGGAGCTGCGCGTCAAGTTCCCGACGGACTCGCGCGTGAGCACGGTTTATGGCGAGGTTGACAATCTTGATCTCGATAATAAGCTGGTCTATCTGGAGCAGCAAGACCCGATCTCCTACGACTGGCTCGTTATCGGTCTTGGCTGTACGGATAAGTACCATGGCATTGAAGGGGCAGAGGCGTTCTCTACGAGCATTCAAACGTTTTCTGCCGCACGTAAAACGTATCAACAGCTTAATGACGTCAAGCCTTATGGACAGGTCTCAATCGTAGGCGGCGGTCTCAGCGGCGTTGAAGTAGCTGCCGAGCTGCGTGAAAGCCGTCCGGATTTAAACATTCGCATTATTGACCGCGGTGCAGGCGTCATGTCTGCTTTCCCAGGCAAGCTGCAATTGTTTGTCGCAGAATGGTTTAAAGGCCACCAAGTTGAAATGCTCGGCAATGTTTCCCTTTGCAAGCTTGAACAGGGCGTCCTGCACGATCACAATTCCAGCAAGTCGCTGCTGAGCGATGTAACGGTATGGACGGCAGGCATTCAGCCGGTGCCAATCGTACAGCGTCTGGACTTGCCGAAGGATAATCAAGGTAGGCTAATTATTGATGAGCACCATCAGCTCCCTTCCCACAGCGGCGTGTTCATCGTCGGAGATTGTGCTTCACTGCCCTTCTCCCCAAGCGGACAGGCGGCTGGCGCGCAAGGCAAGCAAATCGCTGAAGTCATGCAGGCCATTTGGCATGACAAAACGCCCCGGCTTGGCAAAATCAAGCTCAAGGGCGTTCTCGGTTCGCTCGGCAAAAAGAGCGGCTTTGGCATTATGGGCGGCACACCGCTTATGGGCCGTGTACCACGCCTCGTAAAAAGCGGCATTTTATGGCGGTCCAAGCGCCACTTCGGTTAA
- the mqnE gene encoding aminofutalosine synthase MqnE → MFIAVPTEQKRMQEIIEKVRNGQRLTLEDGVFLYESDDLLTIGQLANEANLRKNGNKVYFIENMSLYFTNVCEAHCAFCNFRKDEGEPGSYTLTGEQMIEYVEQHIHPGVREFHIVGGHNQHVPFQYYVDSLKALHKQYPDVTLKAYTAAEIDFFSRISGLTYKEVLQELMNAGLKSLTGGGAEILSDQYRKKMRVTKADVSQYLDVHRTAHNLGLKTHTTMLYGSIESKEDRVRHMLQIRELQDETNGFLVFIPLSMQPINPKAGIRRRNSAFEDLKTIAISRLMLDNFQHIKAYFINIGTQLTQVALTMGASDAHGTIVKERISHAAGALTPEGITREDLIWLIKGAGRVPVERDTFYNEVKIYE, encoded by the coding sequence ATGTTTATCGCGGTACCTACAGAACAGAAGCGTATGCAGGAAATTATTGAGAAGGTTCGAAACGGGCAACGGCTGACGCTCGAGGATGGCGTATTTCTGTATGAGTCAGATGATTTGCTGACGATTGGCCAACTCGCGAACGAAGCGAACTTGCGCAAAAATGGCAATAAGGTTTATTTTATCGAAAATATGAGCCTTTATTTCACGAACGTATGTGAAGCACACTGCGCATTTTGCAACTTCCGGAAAGATGAAGGCGAGCCTGGCTCCTACACGCTGACTGGGGAGCAAATGATCGAATACGTCGAACAGCATATTCATCCGGGCGTACGCGAATTCCATATTGTTGGCGGCCACAACCAGCATGTGCCTTTTCAATATTATGTCGATTCCCTGAAAGCTTTGCATAAGCAATATCCAGATGTCACGCTGAAGGCTTATACAGCAGCAGAAATTGATTTTTTCTCGCGGATTAGTGGTTTGACGTACAAAGAAGTGCTCCAAGAACTGATGAATGCAGGGCTGAAATCATTGACCGGCGGCGGCGCCGAAATTTTGTCGGATCAATACCGTAAAAAAATGCGCGTAACGAAAGCCGATGTGTCGCAATATCTTGATGTTCACCGCACGGCGCATAACCTTGGCCTAAAAACACATACAACGATGCTGTACGGCTCCATTGAGAGCAAAGAGGATCGCGTAAGACATATGCTTCAAATTCGTGAGCTGCAGGATGAAACAAATGGCTTCTTGGTCTTCATTCCTTTGTCGATGCAGCCGATAAATCCTAAAGCGGGCATTAGACGCCGCAACTCCGCTTTCGAGGATTTGAAAACGATCGCGATCAGCCGTCTCATGCTCGATAACTTCCAGCATATTAAAGCATATTTTATTAATATTGGCACACAGCTGACGCAAGTCGCCCTGACGATGGGAGCTTCCGATGCTCACGGAACAATTGTGAAGGAACGCATTAGCCACGCCGCAGGCGCCCTTACGCCAGAAGGCATTACCCGTGAGGATTTGATTTGGCTTATTAAAGGTGCAGGACGCGTTCCAGTTGAACGTGACACCTTCTACAACGAAGTTAAGATCTATGAGTAA
- a CDS encoding iron-sulfur cluster assembly accessory protein, with translation MITISESATDKIKEMLEAEGTPEMFLRIGVKEGGCSGFSYSMGFDDEQSVNDQEMDMTGLRVVVDQSSLRYLNGLEIDWKESAMGGGFTIENPNASATCGCGSSFRTATDAGKPAEAGEC, from the coding sequence ATGATTACAATCAGTGAATCGGCAACTGATAAAATAAAAGAAATGCTGGAAGCGGAGGGAACTCCGGAAATGTTCCTGCGCATCGGTGTGAAGGAAGGCGGCTGCAGCGGCTTTTCCTACAGTATGGGTTTTGATGATGAGCAGTCCGTGAATGATCAGGAAATGGATATGACGGGTCTGAGAGTCGTCGTTGATCAAAGTAGCCTGCGCTATCTGAACGGCCTGGAGATCGATTGGAAGGAATCCGCTATGGGCGGAGGGTTTACGATCGAGAATCCGAATGCGAGCGCTACATGCGGCTGTGGAAGCAGCTTCCGCACAGCGACGGACGCGGGCAAGCCTGCTGAAGCTGGCGAGTGCTAA
- a CDS encoding PQQ-binding-like beta-propeller repeat protein, which translates to MNVLQISLVGDKDAFCEPSYFTVEGDIVYVALNKNKPQTPQVLAGELAAVNRLTGEIVWRYTLPNHAALCDEINAIPLLFENSIIIASRYSWSSLDRETGAVRWSKAFKDLSSNNLSLIDGTLFCCRGTEIQTIDPLTGKTLSKRKHRVKWLDSAIQKHQGRYFAATGSSKIIEIVPNKWDIAHEFKYAGGWAIAATPHFHGQLMVSSSYAGEIIAFNLASNEPEWKMKKKAGSRPQQAFLAGQALFYDGNTDHKLQLVELAPKKKLWSRQLTRMQACHIRSEAEFLAVWQTADRTFNLGRFDMLTGELICYVTSFGEGDWSLYPYDLWSGVAIYEDERCIVTNFKSKELIVINI; encoded by the coding sequence ATGAATGTACTTCAGATTTCGCTAGTTGGAGATAAAGATGCCTTTTGTGAGCCGTCTTATTTTACGGTAGAGGGAGACATCGTTTATGTCGCATTGAACAAAAACAAGCCGCAAACACCACAAGTGCTTGCCGGCGAGCTTGCCGCGGTAAATAGGCTGACTGGTGAAATCGTCTGGCGTTATACGCTGCCGAATCATGCGGCATTATGTGATGAAATCAATGCAATCCCGCTTCTGTTTGAAAATAGCATCATTATCGCTTCCCGCTACAGTTGGAGCTCGCTTGATCGGGAAACCGGTGCTGTTCGTTGGTCCAAAGCTTTTAAAGATCTTAGCAGCAATAACCTGTCTTTGATTGATGGGACGCTTTTCTGCTGCCGCGGTACGGAGATCCAAACGATTGACCCGTTGACTGGCAAAACGCTGTCTAAACGAAAGCATCGGGTTAAGTGGCTGGACTCTGCTATTCAAAAGCATCAAGGCAGATACTTCGCAGCTACCGGAAGCTCTAAAATTATTGAGATTGTCCCAAACAAATGGGACATCGCTCATGAGTTTAAATATGCGGGCGGCTGGGCGATCGCTGCGACTCCACATTTTCATGGGCAGCTGATGGTTTCCAGCAGCTATGCTGGCGAGATCATCGCCTTCAATTTGGCCAGCAATGAGCCCGAATGGAAAATGAAAAAAAAGGCCGGTTCGCGGCCACAGCAAGCTTTTTTAGCAGGACAAGCGTTGTTCTATGACGGAAATACGGATCATAAGCTCCAGCTGGTGGAGCTTGCTCCGAAGAAAAAGCTTTGGTCCAGACAACTGACCCGCATGCAGGCTTGCCATATTCGCAGCGAAGCCGAATTCCTAGCTGTATGGCAAACGGCTGATCGAACCTTTAACCTAGGACGCTTCGACATGCTCACCGGCGAGCTTATCTGCTACGTCACCTCGTTTGGAGAGGGAGATTGGAGCCTGTACCCGTATGATCTCTGGAGCGGGGTTGCCATTTATGAGGACGAACGCTGCATCGTTACGAATTTTAAATCGAAAGAGCTCATTGTCATCAATATATAG